TATTCCTAGGTTTATTTGTGGACCCCTTGTAATCATGACTGGTAGTTGAGTGCTTCCCTCTTTTTGTTTTGAAGGAcaatttattctgctattggtatTGACCTGGCATCTCACGGGTTTATAGTTGCTGCAATAGAACACAGGTACGTCACCTGGTATGTGGCTGAGCTCTACCTTTCATAAAGGTTTATGAAAAGTGCTGATAGAATTGTCAACTATGGTtacatgatgagaaaaaaaaggagactgaGTTAGATTGTCGAGTATAtaaaaaaatagctaacatttctagaatgtttattgagtgccgtGCTCACagaccatctcatttaatcttcataacaatcctTTAAGACGGTTATCATTACCACTGTTTCAAAGGGCAGAGAATGAAGCTGAGGAAGGGTAAGTAATTTGCCCCAaaccacacagctagcaagtgacagaactgggatttgatTCCAGGAGAGAGTTTTCAACACCGCAGCCTCCCAGAATTGTGAAGATGGAATGGGTTGTTTACAGGCAACCATGTCTTTTTCTTAGAACTCCCTTGGGAgcttctttgatttaaaaaaatgtagagtgCAAGAGAGGGAGTCAGAAAGAGTCAAGGATGGGGATGAGGAACGCAGGTGagatgaaggagagaaagagcaagCGTAAGTAACTGATTCTGTTTGTATTGTAGAGATGGCTCTGCATCTGCGACTTACTATTTCAAGGACCAGTCTGCTGCAGAAATAGGAAACAAGACTTGGCTTTATCTTAGAACCCTAAAACGAGGGAAGGAGGAGTTTCCTCTACGAAATGAGCAGGTATGTTGCAAGAAGAAGAGAGGTGGCATGGTGACCAAAAAGCATAGGCAAAATGAtgacatttgttcatttaattttacATATGGCAGACCGTGCTCCTAGATGTCCTTACTTCCCATCCCCAAAAGATCTGTCAGAGGATTCTCTGAGGAATCAAATTCCCTTAATGAAATATCTGGATCATAGTAAAAACAAAGACCAACATAAAAATCTTAGGAGATGACAGTGACTATTCAGAATCCTTTTGCATTAGAACTAAAGACTACTTTTCACAGAGGTGGTATAGAATAGCATTAAGAGTCCAGGCCTCAGAATGCAACTTTCTATGTTTGAATCCTGGCACCATCACTTTGCAGTggagtgatcttggacaagttacttattctttttgttttgtttccatgttttatCTGTTACGAAATAATGAATATTAACAGTATCTTTCACATGGGGCTTTGAGGAAGATCAAGTGAAATAAAGCACATTGCTTTCCACCTCTGTGCCAGGCTTCATAGTGGGTgctttttatatatgttattgCATTTAATCCCACCCACATTTCACTGAGACATTATTATACAATAAatggaagttcagagaggttaagtaaatcatctgaggtcacacagtgggTAAGCAACAGAGTCAGGATTTGGACCAAGCAATAACTACCTGTAAAGCTGGTGCCTGGGTCATCATGCTAGGTTGTGTTCTAATAGCTAATCTCAAAGTCATTTCCGGTTTATAAGCAACCACGTATTTTTTCCACCTGCCCCCTCTACACAAGCTTTAAGTGTTACAACTTTTTACTTTGCCATTTCCTTCTTCTAATCATCATCTTAGGTACTGCAACGAGCAAAGGAGTGTTCTCAAGCTCTCAATTTGATTCTGGACATTGATCGTGGGAGACCAGAGAAGAATCTATTAGATTTAGAGTTTGATGTGGAACAGATGAAGGTGAGCTAAAAAAAAGCCATTTTCCCCTGGCCTAGACTTCTTTATTGCTctcatttttgtctgttttactgCTGTAATACAAGATACAATATGATAAatggctgcaaaaaaaaaaaaaaaagaaaagaaaagtacctGCAAAGTATTCCAACAGTGAGGAACACATTAGGTTGAACTACATATGAAATTGCCACCAGCCAGCTTTGAtctacaaaaatggcaatttcatatgttTCAACTTAATACAACCAGTGGAAGTATTGTAATTTCTTGGGCAGTTCCTGCATGTTTTTGAGCTTGATCTTGAAACGCTGGTGAAAAGTTTTAGACAGAATattggggtggggtggaaggaTATCAGAGTGGACCGTGTGAATGAAGACTCAAGCGTGTGTGTAGGGGGGTGGAGTGTAGGGAAGGAGAGGGCACTAAGAGGATGGTATGTCCTCCAGACACAGTGAAGCGTTTGTGTCCCTCGGCTAGCCACTCTCTTGTCTCCATACCTTTGGACGTGTTGTCCCCTTGGTCTGACACCCCGTCTTCCTGACTCAGTCCTGCTTAATCGTCAACTCAAGTCGGGTATTACCTCGGCCATGAAGCTTTCTTGGGCCTCACTGCCCACCCTGGACTGGGCCAGCTGTCTATCATATGTGCTCCTTGGTACAACCCTACTGCATCTGCATCATGTATCTGTAGCTCCTTCCCTAATAGACTGGGAGCTCATGGAAAATGAactatagtgcctggcacagagcaggtgctcaatcAATACTCAGGGAATGAACAAACTAATAAACatggaggggaaagggggagaaatCAGCAATGATGTTGATATTTCAAGTGTGGGTGAAGAGGAAGGCCATGAAGTTTACCTCTGAACTCTTAGAAATGTTCAACAActatgtgtgtgtctttgtgtataTATAGGTAAGCATGTGTGTATacgtacatatatgtgtatatgtttaaatatgtgtatgtgggtgtgtgggtgcacgtgaatgtatgtatgtgtatgtatatttcgTTTCTAAGAAACCAAGGTACCTAACCATGCCTgtgaaaaaataagtttatgaCTCACAAAATCACTGCCTATCCTCCGAACAACCTGCAAGATACTGATGAATTTATATCATGCTTTTTCACATAGGACTCTATCGATAGGGATAAAATAGCAGTTATTGGACATTCTTTTGGTGGAGCCACAGTTATTCAGAGTCTTAGTGAAGACCAGAGATTCAGGTAAGAGAATGAGTCTCAGTTTTTGGAAGCGGGGGGAGTGATAACACAAGTGAGATAGAATTTATCAAATTCTTAGCGAGGAAGAGATCCTTTGGaattcacaagtctgttcttttgCCTCCATAAAGTCCTCCATGTGAATTTTCCTAAACAGAAACCATCTACTTCTCTTGCTATTGAAAACTCTTCCCATCTCTCaatatttttcctcattattATTTATCTGCTCAAGGgcttattattttcatttggaagtttatctttatatatacatattatctgTGACATAATGATTGTAATAATAATGTTGTCCTCTTATACTATTTTCTAGACTTCCCCAATAGGTAgggcattttttaattaatttttttcatctttaagatGAAGTGTGGGCTAAAATTACATAGTTATGTGGGTGGAAGTCAGGCCCCCAGTCTTCTAacttgaagaaatattttctttcttgaaccATTTTATCCCAGATTGATGAGATCATGTAGAACCAACCATGTAGAAAGAGGGTAGGATCATTTGTGGAACTTCATCTCTCATTTCTTAAAATCTGTTTCAACATAAGGGgattctcttctttcctccattTAGCACATAAAATAGAGTGTCCAAAAGGCTAAGAAACATAGGAtaacttacttttaaaaagaaaattaatcacatttcattttcaaatgataCACTCCATAGGCTTTTCTTCAACACCCAGACACTCTTGCAGGTGAAGCACCTCTAAATATAAAGGAATGGGTCTAACTGTTACTCTGAAAGAGGTATAATGAGTACACGACAGTGTCCAGAAGGACTAGAAACAGGGGCAATAGTGCATGTACTGTATTTTTTCAGATACCCCCGAATTTTGAAGAATTACGGtacttataatattttaaaatttatcttgaaagataacaaaaaatgaataaaaaatttttaaatattatgtctTTCTAAAGGTTGCAATTCTTAAATGCCTCCTAAAGAAAATGATTGTATAATTACAAGTTTGCTACCTTATAAAGCTAATCATATTCCTTTCCCACAGTGAAGTATAATACCTCTTCAGCTCAGCGAGATAACCCATAATGATCTGCTGTGGTGTGTGTCTCTGAATCCTTGCATTATTAGAAATTCCTGTATCTGGGCCAGCGTGTAACCGGATTTCTTTGATCAGGTGCGGTATCGCCCTGGATGCATGGATGTTTCCAGTGGGTGGTGGAGTATGTTCCAGAATTCCTCAGCCCCTCTTTTTTATCAACTCGGAACGATTCCAGTATCCttctaatattataaaaatgaaaaaatgctacTTACctgatagagaaagaaaaatgattacaATCAGGTAAGTATCAGTAAGTGACTTATTACATCATCTGAAACAGAAACTTGAAACTTGAATAAACAAGCAACAGACATCATTTGGTTGCTACTCTAGAATTATTCAATTTGTTGTTTAGACTTGGAATAAGGGAGAATATTAGATAATCTCAGTTTTCAAGTGCATTTAGccttactctttttaaaatgcaaatttttgaGTAGTGTTAATATACTATTAATGTTAATATACTATTAACTATGttaatatattatacagcacatgCTGATAATTAAAATTTGCATCAGGATACATGCTACTTTTATCTAAATATAAGAGCAAGCCTATACATTTTTAGGGCTGGGATAGGGGGAAGTATTCCATCAGTAAGCTAGGCTAAGAACTCTTTAGAAAAAAAGTAAGATCATCTGTTGAGACCTGCAGTGTGTTTACCTGTTTGGTAAGTAGATGAATTTATAAATTCTCAAAAGCTGTAATAGGGTCCCTTTAAGGGTCAGCAACATGCTTATATCGTGGATGTGAAAAAGAACTCCCAATAGCGTTTTGAACTCACAATAAGATGTTACAAAGCAAAGACTGAGCTCCTTCCTCTTTTATCTGAAACCTGATTTACTTAGAAGGGCACAGAAGAGGTGGCAAGAAGGAAACACACACAGTAAAGGCAGTAAACACTCCCAGGACAGAGAATGGAGGACTCTTTTCCAATTAAGGTGGTCAGAAAAGGCTGCTTAGAAGAAATGGGGGTAAATTGGGTCTTGAAGGATCaagagacattattattattattattttaagatttaatttaatttttatttttttggttgtgttgggtctttgttgctgcgcgcggactttctctagtcgcggtgagcgggggctactcttcgttgcggtgcgtgcgtgggcttctcattgcggtggcttctcttgttgtggagcacgggctctaggcgcgcgggctcagtagttgtggcgcacgggcttagttgctccacagcatgtgggatcttcctggaccagggattgaacccgtgacccagcaatcccactactgggcatataccctgagaaaaccataattcaaaaagagtcatgtaccacaatgtccattgcatctctgtttacaatagccaggacatggaagcaacctaagtgcccatcaacagatgaatggataaagaagatgtggcatatatatatatacacacaatggaatattactcagccataaaaagaaacaaaaattgagttatttgtagtgaggtggatggacctagagtatgtcatacagaatgaagtaagtcagaaagagaaaaacaaataccgtatgctaacacatatatatggaatctaagaaaaaaaaaaaggtcatgaagaacctaggggcaagacaggaataaagacgcagacctactagagaatggacttaaggatatggggagggggaagggtaagctgggacaaagtgagagagtggcatggacatatatacactaccaaatgtaaaatagatagctagtgggaagcagccgcatagcacagggagatcagggagatcagctcggtgctttgtgaccacctagaggggtgggatagggagggtgggagggagggagtcacaagagggaagagatatggggatatatgtatatgtataactgattcactttgttataaagcagaaactaacacaccattgtaaagcaattatactccaataaagatgttaaaaaaaaatggccattCTATTTGATGTTAGGCTGTTGGTGAATTTCAAGTCCATCAATAAGGGATATTTATGAGGTGCTTACAGTTTAAATAATACAAGGCaaaattttgtctgtcttttaacCTACTTAATCCAAGGCTTAAATGCAAAGTGGTTTTGCCCAACAGCAAATAGATATCCAGTTAAGTGTGGTGCTAAGGGGGCAGGATTCTGGTTCTGAGTTCAGGGACCCTCAACATATAAAACATTCCACCTACTCAAATTGAAAGTAATCATGTCCTCTACAAAGCTGGAATCATCTCTTCTAAAACCAAGATGCCAAGCAAGACAGGAATCTTTGCCTTATTGATCTAGAGGGGAGGAAGAATATATACTCTAGGACCCCTAAATGAACAGCTTTGTGACCCTCAAGTACATCTAAGGAGATCAAATCTACAAGTTTTGTTTCCTTGGTTTTCGTAAATAGGCCAACCAGGCCAACATCTTTCCTGCAGGGTAACTACAGAAATAATTTTGTCCAACAAAGTGATTTGTAaatgtctcctttctctttcaggGGTTCAGTCCATCAGAATTTTGTTGACTTCACTTTTGCAACTGGCAAAATACTTGGCTACATATTCacactgaaaggagaaatagattcaAATGTAGCCATGGGTCTTAGCAACAAAGCTTCCTTAGCATTCTTGCAAAAGCATTTAGGTAAGAAAGGGATCTTCTTTCCTGACATAAACCAGATGATTCTCAGGAAAAAACTGTCTATCTTAACTGTGCATGAGTCCCATTTTGACTGTTACCAGTTGGTTTACAATGGAACACTGCAGTCAGTCCAtttgaaaacaatttaattttgcTGCTTTGCATACTATGCATCATAGGCAGCAAGCCTACCTGTTAGAGCTAATAGTCTTTCTGTGAAGCCTGGGGCGGATTTCCAAGCAGAGGATTCGGACAGCATAGTGCCTCAATCCCATCTGTCATTCGGATGTTGCAGCCACACAGAGCTCACACAGAGCACCTTGCCTCCATAATGGTGACGCAGTGTGGGTCGTTTGTGAGGCTAGGATGCCACCTAGAGGCACTGAACTGTTTAACACTTTCCAAAGTTCAATATGTTTAGTGACATTTGTATTTTACAGGACTTCAGAAAGATTTTGATCAGTGGGATTCTTTAATTGAAGGCGAAGATGACAATCTTATTCCAGGAACCAACATCGACACAACCAACCACCATGCCACCCTGCAGAACTCTACAGGAATAGAGAAGCCGAATTCAGAttaaaagagctttttaaaaagtcttgttTAAAAACTGtctaaaagtgtgtgtgtgtgtctatgattttaatgtattttctcaaATAACTCATATTTGAAAATGTAGGCTATACCACAATAGTGATTGAAGCTtggattaagatttttttcctttaaatgtaaagaaagacTGCTACATATAAAAATCATACCAGCCTAAATTTTAGTTTTACTAAAGTGATCCTTTCTCAGTGTCACAATAAAAAACTGATTTTACATTACTTTAATGGACAAGTATATTAAAACAGTATATTAAATCATGCCATTGAAAATGTGTTACAATGACCTAACACTccctaaaaacataataaaaacagattttcttgcctcttttttcTATTATAAGCAGTAGAATTGAGTTTTAGCAACATGGTCTTCTGGGTGGGATTTGGTAGCGCTTCCCTTTGACCTTGGGTCATGGTAAGAGAAATCAGACCAAGCGGATAATAAAGCCATTGCTTTACCGTGGGATGGGCGGGACTGCACAATTTCAATATAATGACTAAACGGGGAATGGATGGGGGTAAGAATATTGGTGACAAAGCAAAGGCAGCAGATTAAAGCAAGTTGGTAATTTGTTTGCATTTACTTTAATGGTTTACCTCTGAGGCACTCTATTTACTAAAGAAAGGTGCATAAGACAGGCCCACGATTCCAGCCATCACACATTAAATCACTGATTCACCCGAAGGCTGCAACAGATAAGAAAGGACATAATTTTAACTGTTTCATTTTCCactagttttattgatatttaatgaatgtttttaattttatatgtagtagtgggaggggaaaagcacaataaatgggGGTAAAAAGATAGCTGAAAGATTTGTGCACTTATGTTTCTGGGAGTCatggaaaatgtattttgtttcccAAGGGGTATAAACATTTCTGCCACTCATCAGTTAAGTATATTTTGGTCTAAGAATGGTCTTGTTCCTATGAATTCTCCATAATTAAGTTTAATTAAAGCCTGTGTGAACAAGGATAATCAGTACTTAGTAAGCAAGCCTGGTTAACTATTCTATCCCTATTCCTTTTGCCCAGTTAATAAGTAACTGTGTTTTCTGATTTGGCACTCAGGCCTATCTTAATGTTTTAATGTGCAAAAACACTCATTTTGAGAAATATGATTTCTACTCTAACTGTtcagattaaacatttttaaaagagagttaAACTGCTTAGCATGAAACTGATGGCTTTCCATAATCCGACCCTAATGCATCTTCTCTGACCTTTTCTCCCAGTAATTAATTCACAAATATATCTCCTACATGAATGAGCTAAATGTGTCTAATCATTATCCCAGGAACAAGGAATATACTCATCTACCTCAATTACGTTTAATGCAGAACCCTCTCCTTTTTACTTATTGAAATTATACCCAACTTTTAAGGTTCTTAATTCTCACTATTCCCATCAGGCTTCAGGGTCTCATAATGtttcatatacatacatctttttCCCCATTCACATGTAGCAAACCTCCTTACTCATTTTAGAAATGGATAACCATTCCAATTGTACTGATGTCCCATTCAATAGCACCTCTTTAAAATCCTTTGTTGGTGGCACATGCTGATgctgaaaggagaaaataactGCTGAAAGGATCCAGTgagttaaagtttaaaaaatacaacctACTATAGCATACTGAGTATCTTTtgggggaaagaaggaaatatttatcaaatgcctaCTCCTTTTCTGgcactttacataaattatttctaatcttAAAACACTGCAAGAAAGGttttattaaccccattttacagatgaggaaggtcAAGACTCAACAATGTTATAATAACCTACCCAGGTCACATATCTAGTAAGCAGCATATAGCTAAGATCTGTTTCCTAAAGCTAGGACCTATACTTTGCATACTACCACTTATGCAAAACCATGTTTTAAAAGCATGGGCTTTGAAGTTAGATGGGTCTAGGTTTGATCAAGCCTCCGAGATTTGCTAGCTCTTTGACATTAGGCAAATTATTTACCTTCTCTAAAAAGCTTCAATtgtctcacctataaaatgtggATAACATTAATATGCACCTCAGAatcaaggattaaatgagaaaatgcatttaAAGTACCAACTGAGTGATTAACacataaaagctaacatttaatATTACTATGTTTCCCCCAATTGTAGAATGGTGGTTCGTTCCATGACTACAGATATTCCAGAACCAcagatatttcctttttaatgaaaTGACACCACTACACTTTTAAGGACAAACTTTATTCAAATCTTGTGTCATATTAGTATACTTCTAAATTCAAACAGAATATTAGTCAAAACTAGACAGAAAGGCAAAgcttcagaaagaaaacaaaaattttgaagGAGTTACTGCTAACAAAGCCATCCTCCCAAGTAGCATCATATAATACGCTTGTCATAAacctataattttctattttaaacacTATATTCAGAAGAAACCCAAATAGGTTTTTTTGCAGTGTGAGTAATGTGTTAGCAAACTGTTTAGCAAAATAAATCCAACTGATTAGAAAGATAACACATTTAAAGGGAGAGGAAAGATCCCAGCTCCGTATATACAGAAATAGCACTATAAATACACTACACAGGCAGCCTgagatctgttttgtttttgacacATATCAAACTTTTCGAAACGACAACTTCTTATGATTACGTGCTctcaattttctgaaatattcTGTTGGTCTGGGTGAGGTGGCACTTGTTTAAGAGCAGCTTCTGACTGATTGGCCACATTTATGGATGCACAGTTAAATCTCTATCGTCTCCAGACCTCTTTTCtgaaacaagaagagaaaaacctCAAGTTgacaaagaaacataaaaataagaatttttttttttttttttttgtggcggGGGGCCATGCTGCAGcgtgcaggaccttagttccccaagcaggctcgaacctgtgccccccgcagtggaagcgccGCGTCCTAACccgtggaccgccagggaagtcccaagaaaattCTTTACATGGATGCTACCATGACAAAATTTATGTCCTCTAAAAATGGGGAGAGAGAAGTGATGAGCATTCTAATTACTACAGGGAACTATTCTGACTgacgtgatttttaaaaatattttggtccTCACATTGTACCTATTATCatataaaacttctctaaaaaggTTATGAAATtggcatattttatatttttctaggatGATATTTGGCAAGGCTGATAACCAATTAgttctttgttctctttcattAGTGCGTATTTTTCACATAATACTAAAGTCACCAAAAGATGATTTCATTCTCTATGTGCCTCAATCTAAGAATCAGTGTGCTACTTACAAACAAGATCATGCAATAACCAGGAACATCCAAAAAACGGAATCATCGTATACActaaaaatctcaaaagaaattCCAAGAGATTACTTAACAAAGATCATTTGAACATCTGAGCTAACActgaaaaaatcctttaaaatatgaatttatcaTACACCTTCAAGATTAATTCAATCAACAAATTCCCTGTATTTCAAGAAATCCTCTTCTTGTTTACTTATCACCATTTTTAGCTgaagtggtttttattttcctacTACTAACATCCAAGGAAATGGATGAACCATTTTTACTTGAGGGATTCAGGGTAATCGTACCTTAAAGACTTGGCAATTCTGGTTGGTaaaagtattttgttttaaaaacacaagtTACCTTTGACCACTGCCTATCATCCAATGACAGGCAGTAAAGATCTTTTCCCACTGTCCGGAATACAGCCTAACAAAAGAAACCTTTGGATTACTACCACTTCTtcattataaatacaaaataattaaaatcagaaagGGGACCATAGATACACCAGAAAAATGGTGAACAACAAAAAGTAATCCTATTAAGACTATGCCAATTTGATTTTATAATGAAGAATAACGTCAagtatattttctattcttcaaaTACCCATTTATTTGTAATATCTCCACTGTAGCATTCCATGCAGGGACTAAAGTGTCCTTTTCCAATTTTCAGCTTTCAAGAGGTGAAGAaggtcaatgatttttttttttttttaatttattttatttatttatttatggctgtgttgggtcttcgtttctgtgcgagggctttctccagttgcggcaagcgggggccactcttcatcgcggtgcgcgggcctctcactatcgcggcctctcttgttgcggagcacaggctccagacgcgcaggctcagtaattgtggctcacgggcccagctgctccgcggcatgtgggatcttcccagaccagggctcgaacccgtgtcccctgcattggcaggcggattcgcaaccactgcgccaccagggaagccctgatttttttTATAGTGAACAAATTCaatgacctaaatgtccaacaagagGAGAAATGGTTTAATGAATCATTGTCCAGTAATGTCATGTAATATTATGCAGCTATGGCCTTCTGGTTGCAGCCAAGATGGAGTAAGCTGACTTACACTGATTACAATGGAAAATTCTGGAAAGAATACAAAAAGCAACTACCTGAGGCTTCTGAAAAGTAAATGGGATCAGAAATATAGAAGGACTGTAGTAAAAACTTGAATAACGACCCAAAACAGGGGTGAGTTTCACAGGGTTGTtgggttttctgggttttttttttttctctttttttcttccttttctcttgttttttgacCAGATGTTGGGCCAAATCAGAGCtgccaggctggggtgggcagCAAAACTGGGCGAAATCCCCTCTTTCTAGCCAGTGGAGTGGGGAAAGAGGCCCCGAATACTAAAGGGTGGGGCGTGGCGGGGAAATCCcttcactgtttttctttttttctgcacaGCAGTCACAGCGCAGGCACCTACAAATCTGAGAGAAGATGCTGGCCGGTGGATTGAGGAAAACAGCCCTTTGTTATCTGAAGAGTCGAGAGgcgggagggggtgtgtgtggggggggtttctctctcttttctctatcTGCTTCACACCAGAGGCAGGCCTGTCAAACACAGCTGCCTGGTCAGCACCCAGGGAAACACTGGGAGAAGCATGCTCTCTGGCCAGAGGACCAGGAAATGGGGCCCCTGGGGGCTGAATAAGAGAGGACCCTTGGAGCCACAAAGTATGGAGGAAATCTCAGAGAGGAAAGGAATTGGAAAATTTGAACCCCTAATATTATCTGTGAACCTAAGGTCATCCCGAACGATGCaaatgcagaacagaataaagaaaagaaaagcatagcTAAGTCTTTAACCCCTGAGTGACTGTATAAACCTCTGCCCAAGTTCTAGACTAACCCCTCCGTGGCTTATGCCCTGGGCAGACCCAAACATTATAGCAAAGACGTTGAAGACTAAACTGACACTGGAACCAccaaacacagagagagagagagagaacttgtGGTATGAACCTAATCAGGTTGACCACCTgctaaaacaaaaactttaacaTTTTCCAGAAGATTTTAACAGCCTCCAAAGTCTTACAACATCATATTCAAAGCATTCAGAATATAATCCAAAATTACTCAACATACAACGAATGAGGAAAGGCTAATCATTTCTTAAGACAATCAGTAGATGAAAACCCTGCCATGACGAGATACTGGAACTACCAGATACAGATTTTGTAGCAAGAAGTTCAAAGAACTGcaaacaggataaactcaaaTGTCTAGACATATCATAACAGCATGTGAGATTGCCTACCATATAATCTTAAATGAAGAACACAGAATATAAAACTGAATGTACAATGAAATCAACCATGTTCAAAATATGTAGATGATATATGTATATTCCATATAAACAGAAAGATTATTAAAGAAAACCAAACTGATCAGTCCGTTTGCCTTTGGAAGGATGTCTTACAGGTGATTGGTACTTCCTCTTTTTAACTTTGCCATATTCCCAGATTTT
Above is a genomic segment from Eubalaena glacialis isolate mEubGla1 chromosome 7, mEubGla1.1.hap2.+ XY, whole genome shotgun sequence containing:
- the PLA2G7 gene encoding platelet-activating factor acetylhydrolase isoform X3 — its product is MAAARFGQTKIPRGNGSYSVGCTDLMLDYTSKGTFLRLYYPSQDDDHPDTLWIPNKEYFFGLGKFLGTHWLMGKILSLFFGSMTTPAAWNSPLRTGEKYPLIIFSHGLGAFRTIYSAIGIDLASHGFIVAAIEHRDGSASATYYFKDQSAAEIGNKTWLYLRTLKRGKEEFPLRNEQVLQRAKECSQALNLILDIDRGRPEKNLLDLEFDVEQMKDSIDRDKIAVIGHSFGGATVIQSLSEDQRFRCGIALDAWMFPVGGGVCSRIPQPLFFINSERFQYPSNIIKMKKCYLPDRERKMITIRGSVHQNFVDFTFATGKILGYIFTLKGEIDSNVAMGLSNKASLAFLQKHLGLQKDFDQWDSLIEGEDDNLIPGTNIDTTNHHATLQNSTGIEKPNSD
- the PLA2G7 gene encoding platelet-activating factor acetylhydrolase isoform X2, which encodes MLPPKLHVLFCLCTCLMLVHPFYWQDLNPVAHIESSAWVNKLQALMAAARFGQTKIPRGNGSYSVGCTDLMLDYTSKGTFLRLYYPSQDDDHPDTLWIPNKEYFFGLGKFLGTHWLMGKILSLFFGSMTTPAAWNSPLRTGEKYPLIIFSHGLGAFRDGSASATYYFKDQSAAEIGNKTWLYLRTLKRGKEEFPLRNEQVLQRAKECSQALNLILDIDRGRPEKNLLDLEFDVEQMKDSIDRDKIAVIGHSFGGATVIQSLSEDQRFRCGIALDAWMFPVGGGVCSRIPQPLFFINSERFQYPSNIIKMKKCYLPDRERKMITIRGSVHQNFVDFTFATGKILGYIFTLKGEIDSNVAMGLSNKASLAFLQKHLGLQKDFDQWDSLIEGEDDNLIPGTNIDTTNHHATLQNSTGIEKPNSD
- the PLA2G7 gene encoding platelet-activating factor acetylhydrolase isoform X1 encodes the protein MLPPKLHVLFCLCTCLMLVHPFYWQDLNPVAHIESSAWVNKLQALMAAARFGQTKIPRGNGSYSVGCTDLMLDYTSKGTFLRLYYPSQDDDHPDTLWIPNKEYFFGLGKFLGTHWLMGKILSLFFGSMTTPAAWNSPLRTGEKYPLIIFSHGLGAFRTIYSAIGIDLASHGFIVAAIEHRDGSASATYYFKDQSAAEIGNKTWLYLRTLKRGKEEFPLRNEQVLQRAKECSQALNLILDIDRGRPEKNLLDLEFDVEQMKDSIDRDKIAVIGHSFGGATVIQSLSEDQRFRCGIALDAWMFPVGGGVCSRIPQPLFFINSERFQYPSNIIKMKKCYLPDRERKMITIRGSVHQNFVDFTFATGKILGYIFTLKGEIDSNVAMGLSNKASLAFLQKHLGLQKDFDQWDSLIEGEDDNLIPGTNIDTTNHHATLQNSTGIEKPNSD